The Oryzias latipes chromosome 16, ASM223467v1 genome includes a region encoding these proteins:
- the LOC101165757 gene encoding E3 ubiquitin-protein ligase rnf146-like codes for MASCGEVDHSVNSLPSSKKGSSSGGGSGSSAESSCSGSTNPSPALSVPECAICLQSCVHPVQLPCQHIFCFLCAKGASWQSKRCALCRQEVPEDFLERPTLLSPEELKASAGGRGGASSDHAWYYEGRNGWWQYDERTSRELEDAFSKGKKTAEMLIAGFLYVADLENMVQYRRNEHGRRRKMKRDVLDIPKKGVAGLRLDTEGVSGAMGVANRENSADGADITITGLQQPITGIPFIATAPSAPARPPTSLGAQADPSISSALEETLSQLHISPRPTPSHERSEAGEGEEEEEEETTTSRSSGPPNFVDQSGSGDLSNDEEEEEYGESVGPRGDQPWRQRLSPEDGEAPRSESASSSSSNSERSRMPDGQCTKL; via the coding sequence ATGGCTAGTTGTGGAGAGGTTGACCACTCTGTTAACTCACTTCCATCCAGTAAGAAGGGCAGCAGCAGTGGTGGTGGAAGTGGCAGCAGTGCAGAATCATCGTGTTCTGGCTCCACCAACCCGTCCCCGGCGCTTTCCGTCCCAGAGTGTGCCATTTGTCTGCAGAGCTGTGTCCACCCTGTCCAGCTACCATGCCAACACATCTTCTGTTTCCTGTGCGCAAAGGGTGCATCTTGGCAGAGCAAACGCTGTGCTCTCTGCAGACAGGAAGTACCAGAAGACTTCCTGGAAAGGCCTACACTTCTCTCTCCAGAGGAGCTGAAAGCGTCGGCTGGCGGTCGGGGTGGGGCATCGAGCGATCATGCTTGGTATTATGAGGGCCGTAATGGTTGGTGGCAATATGATGAGCGCACCAGCCGTGAGCTGGAGGACGCTTTCTCTAAAGGCAAGAAGACGGCAGAGATGTTGATCGCCGGCTTTCTGTATGTAGCTGACTTGGAGAACATGGTGCAATACAGGCGCAATGAGCACGGCCGGAGACGCAAAATGAAGAGGGATGTTTTAGATATCCCTAAAAAGGGAGTGGCTGGGCTGCGATTGGACACAGAGGGGGTAAGTGGAGCCATGGGGGTGGCAAATCGAGAGAACTCTGCTGATGGAGCCGACATCACAATAACAGGCTTACAGCAGCCGATTACAGGAATCCCTTTTATTGCCACAGCCCCCTCAGCTCCTGCCCGGCCTCCCACCTCCCTCGGGGCTCAGGCTGACCCCAGTATTAGCTCTGCTTTGGAAGAGACACTTTCCCAGTTGCACATCAGTCCCAGGCCAACCCCCTCTCATGAGCGATCTGAAGCCggggaaggagaagaagaagaggaggaggaaacgACAACGTCCAGGTCTTCTGGTCCTCCCAACTTTGTGGATCAGTCTGGCTCCGGAGATTTGAGTAATgacgaagaggaagaggaatATGGTGAGAGTGTGGGGCCCCGGGGCGACCAGCCTTGGAGACAAAGACTTTCTCCAGAGGATGGAGAAGCTCCTCGATCAGAGTCTGCCTCTTCTTCATCCAGTAACAGCGAAAGGTCAAGAATGCCTGATGGCCAGTGTACAAAATTGTAA
- the mdh2 gene encoding malate dehydrogenase, mitochondrial, translating into MFSRAVRPTVSFARCLSTSSQNNAKVAVLGASGGIGQPLSLLLKNSPLVSHLSLYDIAHTPGVAADLSHIETRAQVTGYMGPDQLDAALQGCEVVVIPAGVPRKPGMTRDDLFNTNATIVATLADACARNCPEAMICIIANPVNSTIPITSEVMKKHGVYNPNRVFGVTTLDIVRANTFVAELKGLDPARVNVPVIGGHAGKTIIPLISQCTPKVEFPADQLSALTGRIQEAGTEVVKAKAGAGSATLSMAYAGARFTFSVLDAMNGKEGVVECAFVRSEETECKYFSTPLLLGKSGIEKNLGLGKLSAFEEKLVADAIGELKASIKKGEDFAANMK; encoded by the coding sequence ATGTTTTCCCGTGCCGTGAGACCAACCGTTAGCTTTGCGCGGTGCTTGTCCACCTCTTCACAGAACAACGCCAAAGTTGCGGTGCTCGGAGCTTCGGGCGGCATAGGCCAGCCTCTCTCCCTGCTGCTCAAGAATAGCCCCTTGGTGAGTCATCTCTCCCTGTATGATATTGCCCACACACCTGGGGTCGCCGCCGACCTTAGCCACATTGAGACAAGAGCCCAGGTGACCGGCTACATGGGGCCCGACCAGCTCGACGCGGCATTGCAGGGCTGCGAAGTCGTGGTGATTCCTGCCGGCGTGCCGAGGAAACCCGGCATGACCCGCGACGACCTGTTCAATACCAACGCAACCATTGTGGCCACCTTGGCTGACGCCTGCGCTCGCAACTGCCCAGAGGCTATGATCTGCATCATCGCAAACCCTGTGAACTCCACCATCCCCATTACATCAGAGGTCATGAAGAAGCATGGCGTGTACAACCCCAACAGAGTGTTTGGTGTCACAACCTTGGACATTGTCAGAGCCAACACCTTCGTGGCTGAGCTCAAAGGCTTGGATCCAGCTCGGGTCAATGTTCCAGTTATCGGTGGTCACGCAGGGAAGACCATCATCCCCCTTATTTCGCAGTGCACACCCAAAGTGGAGTTCCCTGCTGATCAGCTGTCTGCCTTGACCGGCAGAATCCAGGAAGCTGGTACAGAGGTGGTCAAGGCCAAGGCAGGAGCTGGCTCTGCTACCCTCTCCATGGCCTACGCCGGCGCCCGCTTCACCTTCTCCGTCCTGGATGCCATGAATGGAAAGGAAGGCGTGGTGGAGTGCGCATTTGTCAGGTCTGAGGAGACTGAGTGCAAGTACTTCTCCACACCTCTCCTCTTGGGGAAGAGCGGCATTGAGAAGAACCTGGGGCTGGGCAAGCTGTCTGCCTTTGAGGAGAAGCTGGTGGCTGATGCCATCGGCGAGCTGAAGGCCTCCATCAAGAAGGGCGAGGATTTTGCCGCTAATATGAAGTAA
- the rspo3 gene encoding R-spondin-3 precursor, whose translation MQLQVISFVLIILHCMDFTGCQPHSSSRHPQHKSISGVSSGCQQGGCLTCSDYNGCLSCKPRFFMHLKRIGMKQIGVCMTSCPPGFYGTRSPERNTCTKCRSECDSCFDKNFCTRCRAGFYLHLGKCQESCPDSMVHNDTQRECVLSCPAECELCVNSETCMRCRQGFYQLNGKCYHICPEDYEPNDRLMECTPQVHCQVGEWSEWSPCIRSSKTCNRRGQEARMRQILQTPSQFGRPCPLTTEVKDCLVKRKRCSGGRRNPERKERRNRKNRKDKESDEGRREKKRGRERDRGTGERENSENRNKTEHRHRRGHNTETASPEHSLVQ comes from the exons ATGCAATTACAAGTCATCTCCTTTGTTTTGATCATCTTGCACTGCATGGATTTCACTGGTTGTCAGCCGCACAGCAGCTCCAGGCACCCGCAGCATAAAT CGATCTCTGGAGTGAGCTCAGGGTGCCAGCAGGGTGGCTGCCTGACCTGCTCTGACTATAACGGTTGTCTATCCTGCAAGCCACGCTTCTTCATGCATTTGAAGAGGATCGGGATGAAGCAGATCGGAGTGTGCATGACATCCTGTCCACCGGGCTTCTATGGTACTCGCTCCCCTGAGAGAAACACCTGTACAA AGTGCAGGTCGGAGTGTGACTCCTGCTTCGACAAGAACTTCTGCACACGCTGCCGAGCGGGATTTTACCTTCATCTGGGCAAGTGCCAGGAGAGCTGCCCTGACAGCATGGTTCACAACGACACACAGAGGGAGTGTGTTCTCA GTTGCCCTGCAGAGTGTGAGCTGTGTGTGAACAGCGAGACATGTATGCGGTGCAGGCAAGGCTTTTACCAATTGAATGGAAAATGCTACCACATCTGTCCAGAAGACTATGAGCCTAACGACAGACTTATGGAGTGTACACCACAAG TGCACTGCCAGGTGGGTGAGTGGAGCGAATGGAGCCCCTGCATTAGATCCAGCAAAACCTGCAATCGACGGGGCCAGGAGGCCCGCATGAGACAGATCCTTCAGACACCATCACAGTTTGGCAGACCCTGCCCTTTGACCACAGAGGTCAAAGACTGTCTGGTTAAAAGGAAGAGATGTTCAG gagggaGGAGAAATCCAGAGCGAAAAGAGCGACGGAATCGCAAAAATCGCAAAGACAAGGAAAGCGATGAGGGGAgaagagagaagaaaagagGACGGGAGCGGGACAGAGGCACAGGCGAACGGGAAAACTCTGAGAACAGGAACAAAACGGAGCACAGACACCGCAGAGGCCACAACACAGAGACTGCCTCCCCCGAGCACAGCCTTGTGCAGTAG